One Vigna unguiculata cultivar IT97K-499-35 chromosome 11, ASM411807v1, whole genome shotgun sequence DNA window includes the following coding sequences:
- the LOC114170419 gene encoding uncharacterized protein LOC114170419 yields the protein YADIGDPVFICKHCKAQMWYQERIDKHAHSANPKFQLCCGNGKIQLPLLNDPPIVMQKLLFESNSIQSRNFQQHIRTYNMMFAFTSPGAKIDNTYSNGHGPPNLRIQGQVCHRIGSLLPPVGEVPRFAQLYIYDTENEIHNRIQSLRNDNKVDIEIVKKLTDMLDEHNVHAKSFRMARDRYREKEFTNLKLRLIADRTKDGRIYNTPNVSEVAALIVGDVDSASPRDIIMENRSGKLQRINELHTSYLGFQYPLLFPYGEDGYRHDVTHRDISSGNNSKRNRLTIREWFCFRIQTRQNEAQTVLRSKRLFQQFVVDGYTMIESERLSFIRNNQSKLRVDKYNNLSQTSSNIHEEGSSKGKRVVLPSTFVGGTRFMNQLYFDGMAICSYVGFPDLFLTFTCNPKWPEIRRILSNLNLTPSDRPDLISRVFRIKFDQLLTDLTKNHLLGKVIAYMYTIEFQKRGLPHAHLLLFLHSSCKYPTTQDIDRVISAEIPCPKQEPKLYECVKDHMIHGPCGLPNKSLPCMKNGKCSRFYPKMFQETTAISEDGFPHYRRRNNSICIVKNDICLDNRSVVPYNSKLLLKYEAHINVEWCNRSTSIKYLFKYINKGYDRITAAIVDNNNQSSGSAKDVDEIKQYVDCRYISPSEACWRIFSFPIHGRNPAVERLFFHLPGEQSVYFKDDDYIDDILGKPTVAESMFTSWMECNKTHEDAKTLTYPLFVSKFVYVKKDRCWKPRKKGNTIGRLIWVPPTAGELFYLRRMLTVIKGPSCYKDIRTVNNIVYPTFRDACQASGFLADDNEYIEAITEAKDWGSGHFLRKLFVTMLVCDSLNRPDQVWEKTWHWLSDGILHRERIIAANPELQLSNDTLKNLTLSEIEDLLLKNRRSLKQFPSMPYPDAFATTNCGNRLIYSELDYNIAEQHNLFERNFNSMTVEQKNIFKMVNEAVMKNNGGMFFLYGYGGTGKTFMWSTLSSALRSQGKIVLTVASSGIASLLLPGGRTAHSKFRIPIPILENSICNIEQGFDVAHLLRVAHLIIWDEAPMAHKFCFEALDRTLKDIMKDDPTCNSVFGGKVVVFGGDFRQILPVIPRGSRSDIVHATINASYLWNHCQVLTLSKNMRLMQSGLHKSTAKEIEEFSDWIVKLGDGKLSEPNDGVVEIEIPHQFLITEFTDPLQAIVDSTYPQLIQNYSDKNYLKSRAILASRIETVDEINDYILSLIPGDHKEYLSADSIDKSDNFTNDDMDIITPEFLNSLTVSGLSSHNIKLKIGSPIMLLRNLDQSEGLCNGTRLIITRLANHVIGARPITDNNNGNEVYIPRMSMSPSQSPWPFKLIRRQFPIMLSYAMTINKSQGQSLGSVGLYLPTPVFSHGQLYVAVSRVQSKSGLKILIHDKEKRPLSHTTNVVFKEVFQNV from the exons TATGCAGATATAGGAGATCCAGTTTTCATATGTAAACATTGTAAAGCCCAAATGTGGTACCAAGAAAGAATAGACAAACATGCACACTCTGCTAATCCAAAGTTTCAATTGTGTTGTGGTAATGGAAAAATTCAGTTGCCCCTTTTGAATGATCCCCCAATTGTAATGCAAAAACTGCTATTTGAATCCAATTCAATACAGTCTAGAAATTTTCAACAGCATATCAGAACATATAATATGATGTTTGCATTTACATCACCTGGAGCCAAAATTGATAACACATACAGCAATGGTCATGGTCCTCCTAATTTACGAATACAAGGCCAAGTTTGTCATAGAATTGGAAGTCTTTTACCACCTGTTGGAGAAGTACCAAGATTTGCCCAACTCTACATCTACGACACTGAAAATGAAATTCACAACAGAATACAATCATTAAG gaACGATAACAAGGTTGATATCGAAATTGTAAAGAAGCTAACGGACATGTTAGATGAACACAATGTTCATGCAAAATCTTTTAGAATGGCAAGAGATCGCTATCGAGAGAAAGAATTTACGAATCTGAAACTAAGACTTATTGCTGATAGAACTAAGGATGGAAGGATATACAATACTCCTAATGTTTCAGAAGTAGCAGCCTTAATTGTTGGTGACGTTGACAGTGCTTCTCCAAGGGATATTATAATGGAAAACAGAAgtggaaagctgcaaagaatTAATGAGTTGCACACCAGTTACCTAGGATTTCAATATCCTTTACTATTTCCATATGGTGAAGATGGATATAGACATGATGTTACGCATCGCGATATCAGTAGTGGGAACAATTCAAAGAGGAACCGCCTAACAATCAGAGAATGGTTTTGTTTCAGAATTCAGACAAGACAGAATGAAGCCCAAACAGTACTTAGATCAAAGAGATTGTTTCAACAATTCGTGGTTGACGGTTATACTATGATAGAATCTGAACGGTTGTCCTTTATTAGGAATAACCAATCAAAGCTTAGAGTGGATAAGTACAATAATCTTTCTCAAACAAGTTCAAATATCCATGAAGAAGGATCAAGCAAGGGAAAAAGAGTTGTTCTACCATCCACTTTCGTTGGAGGCACAAGATTTATGAATCAATTGTATTTTGATGGAATGGCCATTTGTAGTTATGTTGGTTTTCCAGATCTGTTTCTAACTTTCACATGCAATCCCAAATGGCCTGAGATTCGCAGGATACTGTCTAACCTAAATTTGACACCATCTGATAGGCCAGACTTGATCTCAAGGGTATTCCGAATTAAATTCGATCAACTTCTTACAGACTTAACCAAAAATCATTTACTTGGAAAGGTTATTGCAT ATATGTACACTATTGAATTCCAAAAACGTGGTCTGCCACATGCACATCTACTTCTCTTCTTGCATTCCAGTTGCAAATATCCAACTACGCAAGATATTGATAGGGTTATTTCAGCTGAAATACCATGTCCTAAACAAGAACCAAAACTATATGAATGTGTGAAAGATCACATGATTCATGGGCCATGTGGATTACCAAACAAATCTCTGCCTTGCATGAAAAATGGAAAGTGCTCTAGGTTTTATCCAAAGATGTTTCAAGAGACAACTGCTATTTCTGAAGATGGATTCCCACACTACCGCAGACGCAATAATTCAATATGTATTGTCAAGAATGACATTTGCTTAGACAACCGTTCAGTGGTTCCATACAACTCCAAGTTGTTGCTTAAGTATGAAGCTCAtatcaatgttgaatggtgtaATAGAAGTACCTCCATAAAGTACTTATTCAAATACATTAACAAGGGTTATGACAGAATTACAGCAGCTATAGTGGATAACAACAACCAATCTTCAGGTTCGGCCAAAGATGTAGATGAAATCAAGCAGTATGTTGATTGTAGATATATATCACCCAGTGAAGCATGTtggagaatattttcatttcctaTTCACGGAAGAAATCCAGCTGTAGAAAGACTATTTTTTCATCTTCCTGGTGAGCAGTCAGTCTACTTCAAGGATGACGACTATATTGACGATATACTAGGAAAACCTACAGTTGCAGAATCTATGTTTACAAGCTGGATGGAGTGCAATAAAACGCATGAAGATGCAAAGACTTTAACATACCCACTTTTTGTTTCAAAGTTTGTATATGTCAAAAAGGATAGATGTTGGAAACCAAGGAAAAAGGGCAACACAATTGGAAGACTCATTTGGGTGCCACCAACAGCAGGTGAACTTTTCTATCTTAGGAGAATGCTTACAGTAATCAAAGGGCCATCATGTTACAAAGACATTAGGACAGTCAACAACATAGTGTATCCAACTTTTAGAGATGCCTGCCAAGCGTCTGGATTCTTAGCAGATGATAATGAATACATAGAAGCTATAACAGAAGCAAAAGATTGGGGATCTGGTCACTTCCTAAGAAAACTATTTGTAACTATGTTAGTTTGTGATAGTCTTAATAGACCGGATCAAGTATGGGAAAAGACGTGGCATTGGTTGTCTGATGGAATACTACACAGAGAAAGAATAATAGCTGCAAATCCAg AATTGCAACTTAGCAATGACACCTtgaaaaatttaactttatctGAAATTGAAGACCTTCTTCTCAAAAATAGGAGAAGTTTGAAACAGTTTCCTTCAATGCCTTATCCTGATGCTTTTGCAACAACTAATTGTGGTAATAGATTGATATACTCTGAACTAGATTATAACATCGCTGAACAACATAACCTATTTGAAAGGAACTTCAATTCGATGACAG TTGAACAAAAGAACATATTCAAAATGGTAAATGAGGCCGTTATGAAGAACAATGGTGGAATGTTTTTCTTGTATGGATATGGGGGCACAGGAAAAACTTTTATGTGGTCAACATTATCATCAGCACTGCGGTCACAGGGAAAAATAGTCCTCACAGTGGCATCAAGCGGAATAGCATCACTTTTGTTACCCGGTGGACGAACAGCACATTCTAAATTTAGAATTCCGATTCCTATACTTGAAAATTCCATCTGTAACATTGAACAAGGTTTTGATGTTGCCCACCTATTAAGAGTAGCTCATCTTATAATatgggatgaagcaccaatggcacacaaattttgttttgaagcgCTGGATAGAACATTAAAAGACATTATGAAAGATGATCCAACATGTAATTCAGTTTTTGGAGGAAAAGTAGTTGTATTTGGAGGTGACTTTAGACAGATTCTACCTGTCATTCCTAGAGGAAGTCGATCAGATATAGTGCATGCTACAATTAATGCGTCATACCTATGGAATCACTGTCAGGTATTGACATTGTCCAAGAACATGAGACTTATGCAATCAGGACTGCACAAATCTACagcaaaagaaattgaagaattCTCTGATTGGATTGTTAAACTCGGAGATGGAAAGTTGTCTGAACCAAATGATGGAGTGGTTGAAATCGAAATACCACATCAATTTCTGATAACAGAATTCACTGATCCTCTTCAAGCAATTGTGGATTCCACTTATCCacaattaattcaaaattacagTGATAAAAACTATCTAAAGAGCAGAGCAATATTGGCCAGTAGAATCGAGACTGTCGATGAAATCAATGACTATATTTTGTCATTGATACCAG GGGACCACAAAGAATATCTTAGTGCAGATTCAATTGATAAATCTGATAATTTCACAAATGATGACATGGATATCATTACACCAGAATTTCTAAACTCATTGACTGTTTCAGGATTGTCAAGTCATAACATCAAACTCAAAATTGGATCACCCATAATGTTATTGAGAAATTTGGATCAGTCTGAGGGTCTGTGCAACGGAACCAGATTAATTATTACAAGACTGGCAAATCATGTCATTGGTGCAAGACCTATTACAGACAACAACAATGGAAATGAAGTATATATACCTAGAATGTCTATGTCCCCATCCCAGTCCCCATGGCCATTCAAGCTAATTAGAAGGCAATTTCCAATCATGTTATCCTACGCCATGACAATAAACAAATCTCAGGGACAATCATTAGGTTCGGTAGGATTATACCTACCGACACCAGTATTTAGCCATGGTCAGTTATATGTTGCAGTTTCTAGGGTTCAGTCTAAATCAGGATTAAAGATATTAATccatgataaagaaaaaagaccTTTGTCTCATACAACAAATGTTGTTTTCAAGGAAGTCTTCCAGAATGTGTAA